A single window of Nocardioides kongjuensis DNA harbors:
- a CDS encoding NAD(P)H-dependent oxidoreductase, which translates to MPTATTVATLIGNPRPASRTAQIAAAVAAAVARGLDDAHVVAPVELGLHGAAVLAPESAEVDRDRDAVAAADVLVVASPTYKATYTGLLKSFLDRYDGRGLAGVTAVPLMVGASAEHALAVELHLRPILVELGAVVAGRGLFVLDSQLDDLDAVVTAWWAANGPAIRAVALSGGAA; encoded by the coding sequence ATGCCCACCGCCACGACCGTCGCGACACTGATCGGAAACCCCCGGCCGGCGAGCCGCACAGCGCAGATCGCCGCCGCGGTCGCCGCCGCTGTCGCGCGGGGGCTGGATGACGCGCACGTCGTCGCGCCGGTCGAGCTCGGCCTCCACGGCGCTGCCGTCTTGGCCCCGGAGTCGGCCGAGGTCGACCGCGACCGGGACGCGGTGGCTGCCGCGGATGTGCTGGTCGTCGCGTCGCCGACCTACAAGGCGACGTACACGGGTCTGCTCAAGTCCTTCCTCGACCGGTACGACGGCCGCGGCCTCGCGGGCGTCACCGCCGTGCCCCTCATGGTCGGTGCCTCTGCGGAGCACGCGCTGGCCGTGGAGCTGCACCTGCGTCCGATCCTGGTCGAGCTGGGTGCAGTCGTCGCGGGCCGCGGTCTCTTCGTGCTCGACTCGCAGCTCGACGACCTCGATGCCGTCGTGACGGCGTGGTGGGCCGCGAACGGCCCGGCGATCCGCGCCGTGGCCCTGTCCGGAGGTGCGGCATGA
- a CDS encoding flavin reductase family protein, giving the protein MTISQAEFKAIMASAAGPATVVTAMTADGGPRGLTMSAVCSVSLDPPLILACVDRGSATLAAIRESRSFTVNYLRCGSETVALEFATKSLDKFVGRDWERSAIGLGGPILADCNAAHAVCVVTDLIDAGDHVIAVGEVREGGVREEHAVLAYARRTFFAASA; this is encoded by the coding sequence ATGACGATCTCGCAGGCGGAGTTCAAGGCCATCATGGCGAGTGCTGCCGGGCCAGCGACCGTGGTGACGGCGATGACCGCCGACGGCGGCCCGCGCGGGCTCACGATGTCCGCGGTCTGCTCGGTCTCCCTGGATCCGCCGCTCATTCTGGCCTGTGTCGACCGGGGGTCGGCCACGCTGGCGGCCATCCGGGAGAGCCGGTCGTTCACCGTCAACTACCTGCGCTGCGGCTCCGAGACGGTCGCACTGGAGTTCGCCACGAAGTCGCTCGACAAGTTCGTGGGGCGAGACTGGGAGCGGTCGGCGATCGGTCTGGGTGGCCCGATCCTCGCGGACTGCAACGCCGCGCACGCTGTCTGTGTCGTCACCGACCTCATCGACGCGGGTGACCACGTGATCGCGGTCGGTGAGGTGCGCGAGGGCGGTGTCCGCGAGGAGCACGCGGTCCTCGCCTACGCCCGCCGGACGTTCTTCGCTGCGAGCGCCTAG
- a CDS encoding ammonium transporter, which yields MLLAQLASAEGFDETQVSTHAQVATAYYVIGLVAIALAVAGVFVFDAGLSRRGNVLHTLVQKLAAAMVGGLAMAVLGFAIWDIQFTQAFGSASPIKDAIQSWWLFGDNINAFSQQLDHEVVPDAEAFQAFYAIFIIFGAFFAALLAGAVIERVRTGALVAVAAVFTGLVIPVGAYLVYGPVGPLSNAGTHDFGGAFFYILLGTWALVLVWRAKPRPGVLSGDPATAPHNLAFVVLGLMLFVAGLCGYVLLNGFLVEGAGFFGITLNESGMGVVLTNLMVTIMAGGVGGLIAWKATGNVYFFLVSPIAGWVACSASMDVVTPWQSGLIALFAPFVVVGGYHLMKKANLDDIKIVPITLGPAIYGALVTGVVANGVKQGGYTGLDGKYAFQHASIGLAQQAVGVVTFVALGLLSALVVVFIVEKVLGLRDERIDDGLDGHLDISVVGWPCYADEASAASGPVHGG from the coding sequence GTGCTACTCGCCCAACTCGCCTCCGCGGAGGGCTTCGACGAGACGCAGGTCTCGACGCACGCCCAGGTCGCGACGGCCTACTACGTCATCGGTCTGGTCGCGATCGCGCTCGCCGTCGCCGGTGTCTTCGTCTTCGACGCAGGACTGAGCCGTCGGGGCAACGTCCTCCACACGCTGGTCCAGAAGCTGGCTGCCGCGATGGTCGGCGGACTCGCGATGGCCGTCCTCGGCTTCGCGATCTGGGACATCCAGTTCACCCAGGCATTCGGATCGGCGTCGCCGATCAAGGACGCGATCCAGTCCTGGTGGCTGTTCGGCGACAACATCAACGCGTTCTCCCAGCAACTGGACCACGAAGTGGTCCCCGATGCTGAGGCGTTCCAGGCGTTCTACGCGATCTTCATCATCTTCGGGGCCTTCTTCGCCGCACTCCTCGCCGGCGCGGTGATCGAGAGGGTCAGGACGGGTGCCCTCGTCGCGGTGGCTGCGGTGTTCACCGGCCTGGTGATCCCGGTCGGGGCCTACCTCGTCTACGGTCCGGTCGGTCCGCTCTCGAATGCGGGCACGCACGACTTCGGCGGCGCCTTCTTCTACATCCTGCTCGGTACCTGGGCACTCGTCCTGGTGTGGCGGGCGAAGCCCCGCCCCGGCGTGCTCAGCGGGGACCCGGCGACGGCGCCGCACAATCTTGCGTTCGTCGTCCTGGGCCTGATGCTGTTTGTCGCCGGACTGTGCGGCTACGTCCTCCTCAACGGATTCCTGGTCGAGGGCGCAGGCTTCTTCGGCATCACGCTCAACGAGTCCGGGATGGGCGTCGTCCTCACCAACCTGATGGTCACGATCATGGCCGGTGGAGTCGGCGGCCTGATCGCCTGGAAGGCGACCGGGAACGTCTACTTCTTCCTCGTCTCGCCGATTGCCGGCTGGGTGGCCTGCTCCGCGTCGATGGACGTCGTCACCCCCTGGCAGAGCGGACTGATCGCGCTCTTCGCGCCGTTCGTCGTCGTCGGCGGCTACCACTTGATGAAGAAGGCGAACCTGGACGACATCAAGATCGTGCCGATCACCCTCGGTCCCGCGATCTACGGCGCGCTGGTCACCGGCGTCGTGGCCAACGGAGTCAAGCAGGGCGGCTACACCGGCCTCGACGGCAAGTACGCGTTCCAGCACGCCTCCATCGGTCTGGCACAGCAGGCCGTCGGGGTCGTCACCTTCGTCGCCCTCGGTTTGCTCAGTGCCCTGGTCGTCGTGTTCATCGTCGAGAAGGTCCTCGGTCTTCGTGACGAGCGGATCGACGACGGGCTGGACGGACATCTCGACATCAGCGTCGTCGGGTGGCCCTGCTACGCCGACGAGGCCTCGGCCGCGTCCGGACCGGTCCACGGCGGCTGA